A region from the Sandaracinus amylolyticus genome encodes:
- a CDS encoding DUF2213 domain-containing protein yields MRAGRDAHRRRGDRDAPSPVRPTRMIACCAPCAASGSRCDSSTVSGVVRAAGWLWYPDGANRVDAHPSSLGEPRTLVGLPVRLGHGGKTIGTVIDARAEGGALHADMRIDDAGALAEIHAGSTREFSCGYVVDVDADGTQRRPRFHEVALVPHGRCGSTCSVTRVADGQRADARLAAEGLSPSEIARTEMIAGRALAAAAPVVRADNRLTSNDLAARLAADGESPSERARAAMRARPSIHLET; encoded by the coding sequence TTGCGAGCAGGCCGCGATGCTCACCGTCGACGCGGTGATCGAGATGCGCCGAGCCCAGTACGGCCGACGCGTATGATCGCGTGCTGCGCACCGTGCGCGGCCTCGGGCTCGCGCTGCGATTCCTCGACCGTGAGCGGCGTCGTGCGCGCGGCGGGGTGGCTCTGGTATCCCGACGGCGCGAACCGGGTCGACGCGCACCCATCGAGTCTCGGTGAGCCGCGCACGCTGGTCGGTCTGCCGGTGCGTCTCGGGCACGGTGGCAAGACCATCGGCACGGTGATCGACGCGCGCGCGGAGGGCGGGGCTCTCCACGCGGACATGCGCATCGACGATGCGGGCGCGCTCGCGGAGATCCACGCCGGTTCGACGCGTGAGTTCAGCTGCGGGTACGTCGTCGACGTCGACGCGGACGGTACGCAGCGCCGGCCTCGGTTTCACGAGGTCGCGCTCGTGCCTCACGGCCGGTGCGGTTCGACGTGCTCCGTCACGCGCGTCGCGGATGGCCAGCGCGCCGACGCGCGCCTCGCGGCGGAGGGCCTGAGCCCGAGCGAGATCGCGCGTACCGAGATGATCGCGGGCCGCGCCCTCGCGGCCGCCGCGCCGGTCGTGCGCGCGGACAATCGTTTGACCTCAAACGATCTCGCTGCGCGCCTCGCCGCCGACGGCGAGAGCCCGTCCGAACGCGCACGCGCCGCCATGCGCGCGCGCCCCTCGATTCACCTGGAGACCTGA
- a CDS encoding helix-turn-helix domain-containing protein, with product MLSPDDVRALIRSEIAALGPRRRAPALLTIEEVASAARAPVGSVRDWIARGDLRAQRPGRRVLVRRRDLAAWLGCTEDEIEI from the coding sequence GTGCTCTCTCCCGATGACGTTCGCGCCCTGATCCGTTCCGAGATCGCCGCCCTCGGTCCCCGTCGTCGCGCCCCAGCGCTGTTGACGATCGAGGAAGTCGCGAGCGCCGCCCGCGCGCCCGTGGGTAGCGTCCGTGACTGGATCGCCCGAGGCGACCTCCGAGCGCAGCGCCCCGGCCGTCGCGTGCTGGTGCGCAGACGGGATCTCGCGGCGTGGCTCGGCTGCACCGAGGACGAGATCGAGATCTGA
- a CDS encoding DUF2971 domain-containing protein: protein MELEEYERITDAAVSAFLEEHFRSLEHAPPILWQYTDLAGLQGILTNRRIWATHIRFLNDPNEGLHTLDLLRERFEREDQPAGVRFLSHAIEVTRAGTYLACFSSDSDRLSQWRAYARDGEGFAIGMDLRAVPSHEDVGVPQNVCGGPFVVRVEYDARAKDRAFDALFDIGGMRMLPEPLRRDPKFQAIAAGAVLRMAHFCAVTFKHQAYEEEQEWRLVWLGPCVDKAPPGAKPTFAQQSYSKGHPDLPLRFRPTKYGLAPYLDWRLEPPSVAPSGNPPGPVIKQVVLGPKSTAETAFAIPAFLDCTGHDVEIRKSEASYR, encoded by the coding sequence ATGGAGCTGGAAGAGTACGAGCGGATCACCGACGCCGCGGTGAGTGCGTTCCTCGAAGAGCACTTCCGTAGCCTCGAACACGCGCCGCCAATCCTCTGGCAGTACACGGATCTCGCGGGGCTCCAGGGCATCCTGACGAACCGGCGCATCTGGGCGACGCACATCCGGTTTCTCAACGATCCGAACGAGGGGCTGCACACGCTCGACCTGCTCCGCGAACGCTTCGAGCGAGAGGACCAGCCGGCCGGTGTGCGGTTCCTTAGTCATGCGATCGAGGTGACTCGTGCTGGCACCTACCTCGCGTGCTTCTCCAGCGACTCGGACCGCTTGAGTCAGTGGCGCGCGTACGCACGTGACGGCGAGGGTTTCGCGATCGGCATGGACCTGCGCGCGGTGCCTTCGCATGAGGACGTCGGCGTGCCGCAGAACGTCTGCGGCGGGCCGTTTGTGGTCCGGGTCGAGTACGACGCGCGCGCGAAAGATCGCGCGTTCGACGCCCTGTTCGACATCGGCGGTATGCGCATGCTCCCTGAGCCCCTGCGACGTGATCCGAAGTTCCAGGCCATCGCCGCCGGTGCTGTGCTGCGCATGGCGCACTTCTGCGCGGTGACGTTCAAACACCAGGCGTACGAAGAAGAGCAGGAGTGGCGGCTCGTGTGGCTTGGGCCGTGCGTGGACAAGGCACCGCCTGGGGCGAAGCCGACGTTCGCTCAACAGAGCTACTCTAAGGGTCATCCCGACCTGCCCCTGCGGTTCCGTCCGACGAAGTACGGACTCGCGCCGTATCTCGACTGGCGTCTTGAGCCGCCTTCGGTTGCCCCGAGCGGCAACCCGCCGGGTCCGGTGATCAAGCAGGTCGTTCTCGGGCCGAAAAGCACCGCCGAGACCGCGTTCGCGATCCCTGCGTTTCTCGACTGCACCGGACACGACGTCGAGATCCGGAAGTCCGAGGCGTCCTACCGCTAA
- a CDS encoding response regulator, whose protein sequence is MPAASSATYPVVSRAGRAVLVEDHDDLRDAITEWLESAGWVVRAYASADAALLSVRSELPDVVVTDFNTGTLSGPALARELRLDPSTRGVAIVGMSGSLEPSPAMLRFFDAFLPKPVVLAELEALMRRASTSR, encoded by the coding sequence ATGCCCGCCGCTTCGTCGGCGACCTATCCCGTCGTCTCGCGCGCCGGCAGGGCCGTGCTGGTCGAAGATCACGACGATCTCCGCGATGCGATCACCGAGTGGCTGGAGAGCGCAGGGTGGGTGGTGCGCGCGTACGCGAGCGCCGATGCGGCGCTGCTCTCGGTGCGCAGTGAGCTACCCGACGTCGTCGTCACGGACTTCAACACCGGCACGCTCAGCGGACCCGCGCTCGCGCGCGAGCTGCGCCTCGATCCTTCGACACGCGGGGTCGCGATCGTGGGCATGAGCGGCTCGCTCGAGCCGAGCCCCGCCATGCTGCGGTTCTTCGACGCGTTCCTTCCGAAGCCAGTCGTGCTCGCGGAGCTCGAGGCGCTCATGCGCCGCGCATCGACGAGCCGCTGA
- a CDS encoding tyrosine-type recombinase/integrase codes for MPLPSRTGVRGLIKGKDGRYRIDLRYGAKDGSKQRHKEALPVGVNKATATRRAQEVLTAAMAGGPIPAPGGGEVRDDAPARLTLRAAFDQYLAHLKARGLRSIANRRSHAAAWCASLGQGTAPEKITITALDAFEAEPGRAPATINRHLATLKHAASWWEERGIISIETAARIRKRKLLPEPQERIRHVRADEQRRLLDAIDRLDPELRVLVVLAMLTGARRSELTKLRRADVDLARGAITIEHTKTGTPRTVPMHPDVRSIVASLLAQEGEPTAFLIPLTLGPGRGRSEAARRAERATRAFREVADAAQIDDLRLHDLRHTFATRTREAGIGLDVIQRLLGHTTIATTRRYAHLADDHMRDAVNALASIAPALPPHDAKV; via the coding sequence ATGCCGCTGCCGTCGAGAACAGGGGTCCGGGGTCTGATCAAGGGCAAGGACGGGCGCTACCGGATCGATCTCCGGTACGGCGCCAAGGACGGCTCGAAACAGCGCCACAAGGAGGCGCTCCCCGTCGGGGTGAACAAGGCGACTGCGACGCGCCGCGCCCAGGAGGTTCTCACGGCCGCGATGGCCGGCGGTCCGATCCCCGCGCCGGGCGGCGGCGAGGTCCGGGACGACGCGCCCGCACGGCTCACGCTACGCGCGGCGTTCGATCAGTACCTCGCGCACCTCAAGGCGCGCGGCTTACGCTCGATCGCGAATCGTCGATCGCACGCTGCCGCGTGGTGCGCGTCGCTGGGGCAGGGCACGGCACCCGAGAAGATCACGATCACGGCTCTCGATGCGTTCGAGGCGGAGCCCGGCCGCGCGCCCGCGACGATCAACCGACACCTCGCGACGCTCAAACACGCGGCGTCCTGGTGGGAAGAGCGCGGCATCATCTCGATCGAGACCGCCGCGCGGATTCGAAAGCGCAAGCTCCTGCCCGAACCTCAGGAGCGGATCCGCCACGTGCGCGCCGACGAGCAGCGGCGCCTACTCGACGCGATCGATCGGCTCGATCCCGAGCTGCGCGTGCTCGTCGTGCTCGCGATGCTCACCGGCGCCCGACGGAGCGAGCTGACGAAGCTCCGCCGAGCCGACGTGGACCTCGCGCGCGGCGCGATCACGATCGAGCACACCAAGACGGGCACCCCGCGCACCGTGCCGATGCATCCCGACGTTCGCTCGATCGTCGCGTCGCTGCTCGCGCAGGAGGGCGAACCTACGGCGTTCCTGATCCCGCTGACGCTCGGCCCCGGACGCGGGCGGAGCGAGGCTGCGAGGCGCGCCGAGCGCGCGACGCGCGCCTTCCGCGAGGTCGCGGACGCGGCGCAGATCGACGATCTGAGGCTGCACGATCTCCGGCATACGTTCGCGACTCGAACGCGCGAGGCCGGCATCGGGCTCGACGTGATCCAACGACTGCTCGGGCACACCACGATCGCGACGACTCGGCGGTACGCGCACCTCGCGGACGACCACATGCGCGACGCGGTCAACGCGCTCGCATCTATTGCCCCCGCACTGCCCCCGCACGACGCGAAAGTCTGA
- a CDS encoding helix-turn-helix domain-containing protein gives MQDEMNVAEVAQFHNVTELSVRAWVRKGLLVPSRQGRRGRGNGFRFNRADVVAFTPPSQARGRAAEARALASLTPEERATVDRLRRDLGLPEAADLRVIVIRGMLAQLEKMLPTGAR, from the coding sequence GTGCAAGACGAAATGAATGTTGCCGAGGTGGCGCAGTTTCACAACGTGACCGAGTTGTCCGTTCGCGCGTGGGTGCGGAAGGGGCTGCTAGTTCCCTCCCGGCAGGGGCGTCGAGGACGCGGCAACGGCTTCCGGTTCAACCGTGCGGACGTGGTCGCGTTCACACCCCCCTCGCAGGCTCGTGGCCGCGCCGCGGAGGCGCGAGCCCTCGCGAGTCTGACCCCCGAGGAACGGGCGACGGTCGATCGCCTGCGGCGGGATCTCGGCCTGCCCGAGGCCGCCGATCTCCGAGTGATCGTGATCCGCGGGATGCTCGCGCAGCTGGAGAAGATGCTTCCGACGGGTGCGCGATGA
- the panD gene encoding aspartate 1-decarboxylase, whose amino-acid sequence MRRRMFLGKVHRAVITHADLEYEGSCTIDADLMDAAGMIEHEELHIWNVTRGTRLVTYTLAGPRGSGVICINGAAAHLNKPGDLVILATFGEMDDDEARRHVPKVVRVDEKNRIIGDEAERAGPQMPLHHERGVPQPS is encoded by the coding sequence ATGCGGCGACGGATGTTCCTGGGGAAGGTCCACCGGGCGGTGATCACGCACGCCGACCTCGAGTACGAGGGCAGCTGCACCATCGACGCCGACCTGATGGACGCGGCGGGGATGATCGAGCACGAGGAGCTGCACATCTGGAACGTCACGCGCGGGACGCGCCTCGTGACGTACACGCTGGCAGGTCCGCGCGGCTCGGGCGTCATCTGCATCAACGGCGCGGCGGCGCACCTCAACAAGCCGGGCGACCTCGTGATCCTCGCGACGTTCGGCGAGATGGACGACGACGAAGCGCGCCGTCACGTGCCGAAGGTCGTCCGCGTCGACGAGAAGAACCGCATCATCGGCGACGAGGCCGAGCGCGCGGGCCCGCAGATGCCGCTGCACCACGAGCGCGGCGTCCCGCAGCCGAGCTGA